ACCTCATGGCCGACCTGCGCGCCGCAGACCCCTTTCGCCAAGGCGGCGGCAAAGGGTTTACAAAGGCCGACCGCTCGCGTTTTCTGGACGCTCTGGAACGGGCGGTGCGGGCTGCGGCCCGTAACATCTAAAGGACGTCCCATGACCACCGCCGCAACCATTCAGCGTTCCAACCTGATCGGCGCTGGCTATGCGCTGGCGGCGGTGCTGTGTTTTTCGCTCAACGATGTGGGGATCAAGTTTCTCTCGGATAGCTATGCCCTGCATCAGGTGGTATTTATCCGGGCACTGGTGGGCATGGCGGCTTTTGTGGCCTTTGTCATGCCTTTTGCGGGCGGTCTGGCCCTTATCCGCACGCGCCGCCCGAAAATGCACCTTTTGCGCGGCCTCTGCGTGGTTAGCGCCAATACCTGTCTCTTTCTGGGTCTGGCGGCAATGCCGATTGCCGATGCCGTGGCGGTGTTCTTTGTCTCGCCGCTGGTGATCACCGTGTTCTCGGTGCTGTTCCTGCGCGAGAGCGTCGGCACCCGGCGATGGGCGGCCATTGCCGTGGGGTTTCTGGGCGTTTTGGTGATCGTCAAGCCGGGCACAGCGGCGTTTCAACTGGCCTCGCTTTTGCCCATTGCGGCGGCGTTTCTCTACGCCGTCATGCATATCCTCGCGCGCAAGATCGGCGGCACCGAGAGCGCGCCAACCATGGCCTTCTACATCCAGCTTACCTTTATCATCGCCAGCACGGTCATCGGCCTCAGCTTTGGCGATGGGCGCTTTGCCGGGATGGGGCATCCGTCGCTTGAATTCCTGTTCCGCGCTTGGGTTTGGCCCGCGCCGGGGGATTGGCCGATCCTGATCATGCTTGGCATATCCGGCATGTTGGGGGGTCTCTTCATCTCTCAGGCCTACCGGCTGTCCGAGGCCGCCTTTGCCGCGCCCTTTGAATATGTCGCCATGCCGATGGCGATCATGTGGGGGGTGACGGTGTTTGGCACCTGGCCCGATGCGACCGCTTGGATCGGAATTGCCCTGATTGTGGGCTCTGGGCTCTATCTCTTGTGGCGCGAGTCGGTCAAGGATGCGACGCTGGCCGCCAAAGCCCCGACCTATCGCCGCTAAACACAGGAGAAACGCATGAGCCTGACGATCATTCCTTTTGCCCAAGGCGAGGCGCATCTGGACTGGCTCGGTCTCTGTGCTGCGTTCGAGGCAGGGCACCGCCTGCCCAAGGCCGAGATTGCCGATACGCTGCTCTACCGGGGCCGCGATACGCTTCTCAATCGCGC
The nucleotide sequence above comes from Roseovarius mucosus. Encoded proteins:
- a CDS encoding DMT family transporter, coding for MTTAATIQRSNLIGAGYALAAVLCFSLNDVGIKFLSDSYALHQVVFIRALVGMAAFVAFVMPFAGGLALIRTRRPKMHLLRGLCVVSANTCLFLGLAAMPIADAVAVFFVSPLVITVFSVLFLRESVGTRRWAAIAVGFLGVLVIVKPGTAAFQLASLLPIAAAFLYAVMHILARKIGGTESAPTMAFYIQLTFIIASTVIGLSFGDGRFAGMGHPSLEFLFRAWVWPAPGDWPILIMLGISGMLGGLFISQAYRLSEAAFAAPFEYVAMPMAIMWGVTVFGTWPDATAWIGIALIVGSGLYLLWRESVKDATLAAKAPTYRR